AATTTGTTTGGAATAAAAATTCGAACTTTGGAAGGGTGGTCATGTCGGTGGGTACAAGGGAGAATGGTGGACCAAACCCACACAGGGTTTACAGGCTTACAGCAAGAAATGAAGAAAGCGATTGTCGAAAAAGATTCGGGAAAGAATAtctataaattatttaattttaacatttttctatttctattttatcCCTCTAATCCGAATCTCAAAGCTGTCAAATTTCCCCCTTGATTGAGAGAGGAAAAAAAGGGGTGCTCTAGATGCACGTTAAGATCTCGAGCGACTCTTTCTTAGTTTGAATTTTCAGTAATTTTGAATAGCAAAGCAGCTAAAGAAAGGGGAGACTTGCAAGTCTTCTgacgttttcttcttcttcttctttttcgaATGATTCAAGGGTGAGGAATTGCTTAGCTTGATTCTCTTTCTGACTGAGTGCTTTTGGtggtggttttttttttttttttttttttttcttccctttgagTTTCTTTAGTTTTATTGTTTACTTCTTTTACTTTTCTTATTTCGTGAGCCTTGATTTGTTGAAAGTATGTATCTTGCTTCTTGTCATGCTATATCATCTTGTAAGCTCACTTTATTAGGTgaaaatttgagataaaaaggGGAAAGTGCTTTTTTTGGTTGTTATCAAGATAACCCAGATGGGAATTATTTCTCATCTTTGCCTTTTTTGGGTTCAAATGCTGGAATGTGACGAATATGGTTTACCCTGATCCACTTTTTGATCATTCTATTGTTGGTATTAGAATCTTATTTCTCAACAAAGCTTTAAATTGTCTTGGTGTGGCAGTGTCTTGTCTATCTCTGTGATTTATTAATTGCATCCATTTATCTTACCAACAATACATATATCACTCTAGCATGGTTCTAGTTTATAGGACCTCAATTGGCCTCCTGGTGGATGCGTACACTGGGAAAAATCTCTTAATTTCAAGTTTCCAACGTACCCCATTATTGTTGAAGATCATTTGAGCTTTGTCATGGATGTCCCAATTATTActctaaaataaataatactTTGAATGATATGTTTGGTAGTTACCCTTCGGTGGAAGGACAAATTTGGATTGGCATGGGAAGCTGGATGGCAGTTTACGACCGTAATTGCTTCTATTGATTAGAGAATTACTTTGTGTTCGAGTAGGATGGGTTGTGGCTGTTCAAAACTCTCAGGTTGCTGTTGGACTTTAGATCATAACAAGCCTGTTCCTGACCTCCAGGATGTTGGTAAGTGTAAATCTACTGCTCTGGTTGAATATGTATTCACGAATACGGTTCAAAAGGCAATTACTATGATAGATCTTTTACTCTTGCAGAAAATGAAGGCAGTAGTGACCTTGACATACCTGCATTTCGTGAATACACCATTGAGCAACTAAGGATAGCTACATCTGGATTTGCTGTTGAGAATATAGTTTCAGAACATGGGGAAAAGGCTCCAAATGTTGTTTATAAGGGGAAGCTCGAGAATCAAAAACGGATTGCCGTCAAACGGTTTAACAGATCAGCTTGGCCAGATGCTAGGCAATTTCTGGTAAACTTATATTTAAGAACATTCTCCAGCATGGGCATATTTTTCTCCATGATTTCATGCAAAAAGACGTTCATAACTTTTCTGTAAGTTGTAAATGGCACAAAGATGTACTAGCTTATTCCAGAAGAAGGAAAATGCaaaattaactttctaaaaatgtGTAGCCTTGACAAATTTTGGTTAATCTGATTTCAAtaattatttactaaaatcAAAAACTTATATCTTATACTTTGAGATATTTGTGTTTTAGGCCTCCTATTCTCTCCAATGGAAATTGTTCTATACTCTTTCAAATGTTATTTCCACTGATTTCAGGAAGAGGCCAAGAATGTAGGTCTGCTACGAAATCTAAGGTTGGCAAATTTGCTTGGTTGTTGCTGTGAAGGCGATGAGAGATTACTAATTGCAGAATATATGCCTAATGAAACTTTGGCAAAGCACTTGTTTCATTGTAAGTTTAGTACAATTATCGATACTTTGCTCTCCCTGACTTAGCTTTCTGTGGTGCTCATTTATTTGAAGTTTCAGCATGGATCTGAGTTGCATGTTTATTTAACACAAGTTAGAGGTTCCCATGGGTAGTGGTGGTGGATGTAAATAAgttttgttttacttttttgTTTCTCATCCTTCACTCctgttattttgaattttagatCTCCTTGTTGGTAATTATGCCAGGGCTCGCTGATGCTATTTTTATGACCATCGTCGGTTAAAGCAAACTTGTGCAGTTCTTGCAGGGATTATCCCTTCATAGTTGTGTCATTAACATTGTGAGGAATTCAAAAAATTTCAACATAAGTGGTGAAAGACTTACCATTTGATGATGTGAAAGACGAGTTTTTAATCCTTAATTGCTTCCatatttcttcttcctctcctgTACTTTGGTCTTGTAGGTCATAATCTTATAACGTGGAGTTTAATATAATACTTACTCAGGGGATTCTCAACCTTTGAAATGGACCATGCGGTTAAGAGTGGCCTTATATATTGCACAAGCTTTGGAGTACTGTACAAGTAAAGGCCGTGCCCTATATCATGATCTCAATGCCTATAGAGTGGTTTTTGATGACGTAAGCATCTTTAAATTGTATGACCTTTTGTCATCCCCTTATTTTTGTGGGGGATAGATCCGGTGGTTCTGTGTAAAATGATAACATTTTCTCTCAGGATGGAAACCCCAGGCTTTCATGCTTTGGTATGATGAAAAACAGTAGAGATGGTAAAAGCTACAGCACAAATTTGGCATTTTGTCCTCCGGAGTATCTAAAAACAGGTACACCCTTTAGACATTATTCATTAGGCCAGATTCATGAGACCCTTTAGGCATTATTAATTAGTAGTTAATGGGTTTTTGTCTTCTTATCTTCTCCATCTTGTGGAGTTGTAGTATTTGGTAGCCAGATTTTCATGTTTTGCTGATTCTAACTTTACGAGGTTTTCATATATTGATCTTTTTGCATGTGTGATAAAACATGGAAGTGGTTGTAAAGTTTACCTTTCAATTGATTTAAAGCACTAAATGAAAGGGAAGCCCATACGTCTATATTGTGTCAAATTTCAAGGGATGTTTGTTTATGAGATCTCTTTCGATGTGGGCGTAGTAATTAAGAATGGTAGTTCTCTCAGCAAAGGACTCTTTTCTTAGTtggttttattaaatatgtCTCTCTTGGAGTTCCCTTATTATGTGTCAAAATGCTTTTTGTGTCCTGATGCGCCAAGCATGTATGCTTGGTTTTTTATGAGCCGAACTCCCTATGTTGTTTGAGCTCTCAGATTTTGGAGTCCTGTTACATATACCAATTTCAAAGTCATGCAAGAAAATTTGTCTCTGCTGTCGGTTGTTGTTTTTCATCATTACTCGTATGCATTACTTGTCGATCAATTCTCATACCGTTTAGTGTGATGGATTGAAAATCACCATATCATTTATTTATAGGAAGAGTTACTCCAGAAAGTGTTATGTACAGCTTTGGCACTCTATTGCTTGACCTCCTCAGTGGAAAACATATCCCACCTAGCCATGTAAGCCTTCTTTCTCACCTAACGGTTTTTTATTATGCCATGAGATTATTGGAAGGTGTGTTTTCAGAAATGGAAATATACACTGCACCACTGAATCTGGAATTGCACCAAATAATTGCCGTACTAATGTTCTGTTTGATAACTTTTAGGCTCTTGACTTAATAAGGGACAGGAATCTTCAAATGCTGACAGATTCTTGTTTGGAAGGACAATTTTCAAATGATGAAGGGACTGAATTAGTGAGATTAGCTTCTCGCTGCTTGCAGTATGAGCCTCGAGAACGCCCTAATCCAAAATCATTAGTTTCCTCTCTAACTCCTCTTCAGACGGACACTGAGGTATATGCTATTGCCATTTCAGTAGTTgaagatttattattattattattattattattattattattattattattattattattattattattattattattattttgcatGCCACCTGGTATTAGCaacttctttttattattcataGGATTTAACCTGTTGAAAAAACTCCCTCATgttgatttttctttcttcaggTTCCTTCACATGTATTATTGGGCATACCGCGTGATGCCTCAGATTTACCTCTTACACCACTTGGTGAAGCTTGCTTAAGAATGGATTTGACTGTCATTCACGAGATTTTAGAAAAGATAAACTACAAGGACGATGAGGGTTCAGCAACCGAGGTTGGTTTTGGCATATCATATTCAAGGAACAAATATCGACACAAATTCTTATTCTGTTGTTTTTGCAATCATGTCTCACTCTGACAATCTGTCGTTCTTGGAGTCAGCTTCGTTTACAGTTTAGGAAACTTTATGCATGCATCTACATGCACAATTGAGTTCATATTATAAAGCCACAAGTTTTAATAACATCCAACTGGA
This region of Cucumis melo cultivar AY chromosome 7, USDA_Cmelo_AY_1.0, whole genome shotgun sequence genomic DNA includes:
- the LOC103493159 gene encoding serine/threonine-protein kinase BSK7 isoform X1, which codes for MIQGMGCGCSKLSGCCWTLDHNKPVPDLQDVENEGSSDLDIPAFREYTIEQLRIATSGFAVENIVSEHGEKAPNVVYKGKLENQKRIAVKRFNRSAWPDARQFLEEAKNVGLLRNLRLANLLGCCCEGDERLLIAEYMPNETLAKHLFHWDSQPLKWTMRLRVALYIAQALEYCTSKGRALYHDLNAYRVVFDDDGNPRLSCFGMMKNSRDGKSYSTNLAFCPPEYLKTGRVTPESVMYSFGTLLLDLLSGKHIPPSHALDLIRDRNLQMLTDSCLEGQFSNDEGTELVRLASRCLQYEPRERPNPKSLVSSLTPLQTDTEVPSHVLLGIPRDASDLPLTPLGEACLRMDLTVIHEILEKINYKDDEGSATELSFQMWTNQMQETLSSKKNGDLAFRHKDFRAAIDSYTQFIDAGAVLSPTMFARRSLSYLACEMPQEALNDAMQAQVISPVWHIASYLQAAALFALGSNNEAQTALREGFALETKTTAK
- the LOC103493159 gene encoding serine/threonine-protein kinase BSK7 isoform X2, translated to MGCGCSKLSGCCWTLDHNKPVPDLQDVENEGSSDLDIPAFREYTIEQLRIATSGFAVENIVSEHGEKAPNVVYKGKLENQKRIAVKRFNRSAWPDARQFLEEAKNVGLLRNLRLANLLGCCCEGDERLLIAEYMPNETLAKHLFHWDSQPLKWTMRLRVALYIAQALEYCTSKGRALYHDLNAYRVVFDDDGNPRLSCFGMMKNSRDGKSYSTNLAFCPPEYLKTGRVTPESVMYSFGTLLLDLLSGKHIPPSHALDLIRDRNLQMLTDSCLEGQFSNDEGTELVRLASRCLQYEPRERPNPKSLVSSLTPLQTDTEVPSHVLLGIPRDASDLPLTPLGEACLRMDLTVIHEILEKINYKDDEGSATELSFQMWTNQMQETLSSKKNGDLAFRHKDFRAAIDSYTQFIDAGAVLSPTMFARRSLSYLACEMPQEALNDAMQAQVISPVWHIASYLQAAALFALGSNNEAQTALREGFALETKTTAK